The Desulfococcus multivorans DNA window AAAATACATATCAAACGGGTCGGCCGCAAAAAGAAGTTCGGAAACCGATACCGCGCAGACGCCGCGCCCGCAGCCTCCGAACCCGAACCCGGCCTTTGCTTTCCCGCTCCCTTTCATTTCAACAGGGTAACTACCAACTTATGTCCGTGAGCGCCGAAGTCAAATCGAGAACCATATCGCTGGAAAAAATACGATTGAGATGCAATGATGTTTGTTTTAAGATACCCACCGTTCTTCCCGTTCCCGAACTCCGGATCGGGAATCGGTAAAGATCATGTTCCGACACTGAAGGATTCGGAGATGATGTTTTGAGCACCGACATTCCCGATTGTCGATTTCGGGAATGTGGATCGGTGTTCCCCGATTTTCGGCAAATCTTCGCGAGCTTTCGCGCAAAGACGGAGGCCATATTATGACGTTGTTCGTTCATGCCGCGGATATTCACCTGGATTCGCCCTTGAAGGGCCTTTACCAGGACGAATCCGCGCCGGACGCCGAAGAAATCCGGAGCGCCGCCCGGGCGGCCTTCGACAAACTCGTGGACCTGGTTCTGTCCGAGGGCGCGCCCCTGCTGATTATCGCCGGAGACCTGTACGACGGTGGCTGGAAGGATTTCAGCACGGGCTTGTATTTCGCGAGCCGGATGCGCAAGCTGGCCGAAGAAGGCGTCCGCGTGGCAGTGGTTCGGGGAAATCACGACGCGGAAAACAGGATGACCAAATCCCTGGTCATGCCGGAGAACGTCAAAATTTTTTCGTCCCGAAAGCCGGAAACCTGGATTCTGGAAGACCTGAACATGGCCCTGCACGGCCAGAGCTATCCCCGGCGGGACGTGACCGAAAACCTGGCTCTCGACTATCCGGAACCGGTGCCGGGCATGCTCAACATCGGCATTCTGCACTGCCTGATTTCCGGCGCAGAGGGCCATCTTCCCTACGCTCCCTGCACGTCCGACCAATTGGCCGCCAAAGGCTACGATTATTGGGCACTCGGCCATGTCCACGAACTCGCGGTAGTCAGAAAAACGCCTCCCATCGTCTATCCCGGCTGCATCCAGGGACGCCACATCCGGGAAACGGGCGAGAAGGGATGCGCGCTGGTGGAACGGGAAGAAGACGGTTTAAGCGTGGAATTCGTTCCCCTGGACGTGCTGCGCTGGATGGCGGTGGAAACGGACGCCGCCGGCGCCGAGAGCGTCGACCGTGTCGTCTCGATTTTCGGCGATGTGTTCGAGGGACGGATCGCGGACCTGGACGGCCGCCTTTGTTGCGCTCGCGTGAAGATCACCGGATGTTGCCCGGTTCACGGGCGTCTTCTGGCTGACCCCGATACCGTCGTCGCCAATATCAAAGCCATGGCTGCGGAAGTGTCGGGGGGCAGGGCCTGGATCGAAAAGGTGGAAATCAGGACCGCCCCGGAGATCGATCTTGCGCAGTTGGCCGAAAGCGACACGCCCCAGGGGGAATTGCTCCGGTACATGGGCGAGATCGAATCCTGCGAAAATCCGTTCGAGCTCTTAAACGCGGATTTTTCATCGCTCAAGGCCAAGCTGGCAGGGACGGACGTCTCTGTGCCCGAGGACGACGCCGCGCAACTGCTTCGGGACGCCAGGGATATTTTGCTGACCATGCTGGCGGACATGGAAAGCCGAGAGGAACGATCATGAAATTCGAGGCGATCAAGCTGATCGCATTCGGACCGTTTACAGACAGGATACTCGACTTTTCGGGCGAACGGTTCGGCCTGCACGTCTTGTTCGGCCCCAACGAGGCGGGAAAAACCACGGCCCTGCGCGCCCTCACGGGACTGCTCTACGGGTTCGGCCACATCGTCGGAGACGCCTGGAAGCACCAGCCCAGGGATTTGGCTGTCGGCGGCGTGTTTGTGCTCTCCGATGGCCGCACCCTCAATCTGACACGGTTCAAAAGGCGGAAAAACGACCTGATCGACGACGATACCGGAGAGCCGGTCGGCCAGGCGCTCCTGGACGAACATCTGGGCCGGATGGGCCGTGAGGCGTTCACGCATGCGTTCGGCGTCTCCCACGAATCGCTCCGCCTGGGCGTGGAGAGCGTCCTGGCCGCCGGCGGCGATCTGGGGCACGCGTTGTTTGCGGCCACCTCGGGTCTGAACACCTTGAAACTGGCGATGGCCCGCCTGGACGAAAAAATGGCCGAGCTGTTCACTCCCAGGTCCAGAAAGGCCCTTGTGATCACGGGGATTTCTGAAATCAAAAGATTGCGGAAAGCGCAGAAGGATGCCTCCTCCAGCCACATCCAATGGCTCAAAACGAAAAAGCAGGTGGACAGGCTGCAACAATCGGAAAAAACCAACGAACTCGAGCTGGAGGAACTTTCGGCGCGAATCGGCTCGTTGTCCAGGCATCGCGACGCCGTAAAGCATGTCGCCGCCCGGGCGAGGCTGGAAAAGGAATTGGAGAAGATCGGGCCGGCACCGCGTCTTCGGGAGAATTTTCGCCAGGAAAGGGTCGAGACGCGGATGGGGGTCGAGCAGGCCGCGCAGGCGGAAAAGCATCTCAAGCGGGATTTGGGGGAGATCGACAACAGGCTGGAGAACCTCTCGGTGGACGAACGGATCGTCGATAACGGTAAGCGCATCGAGGCGCTTGCGGGTGAGGCAAACGTGCACGCCAAGGCCAGGGTCGACGCCAAATCGTTGCGGGCGAGAATCCATCAGCAGCGGGATTCCGCCAAAGACGCCCTGGAGCGTCTCCGTCCCGGATTGACGTCCGAGGACGCGGAAAAATTGCGCCTGTCCAGGCCCGAGCAGTCGAGAATCCAGAGACTGGCTTCGGCGGGGGTCAAGCTGGAAGAATCTCGGATTTCCGCGGAAAAAGCTCTCAAGTCGGCTGCCGCCAACCTGGAGAAATTGCAGCGCCGATTGGATGCCTTTGAAAAGCCCGAACGGCCCGAAAGCGCCGATATCCTGGAAGACGCCGTTTCCCGGGCATCCGAGTTGGGAAAGATCGAAGATCAGCTGGAAAAGTTCGAAAACGAAACCCTGCTGCTTCGCGGCCGAATCGACGCCGATCTGGCCGCGCTGGGTTTGTGGAAAGGAGAGCTTTCCGTGCTGGAGCGGCTGGCGATACCCACGGACGAAACCATGCGGGAATACGGCAAGCGGATCGAGAATGTCGAACGCGACCTGGACGACGTGCGAAGGGAACTGAAAAAAGAAGAAAAGAAACGCGCGGATAGCCAAAGGCGGTTCGACAGGATGACCCGGTCCCGGGAATTGCCTTCCCTGAAAGACCTGCATACACACCGGACGTTGAGGGACAAGGGCTGGCGTTCGGTCCGGGCCGCCTGGCTGCGCGGCGAGGATCCCGATCCCGAATTCATGGAGGCCTTCGCGTCGGACGGCCATTTGGCCGATCTGTACGAGAAAAGCGTGGAGCGGGCCGACAGGACGTCGGATATTTTGCGCCAGGAAGCCGAGGCGGTGGCGCAGGCCGACAATCTGAGGGAAGAGATTCGGGAAATAGACGTCGAATTGTCCGCCGGAAAAATCAGGCGAGATGATCTTCAGGGGAAACGAGACAAGCTTTGGGACCAATGGCGCAAACTGTGGTCCCCGCTCGGCGTCGATCCTCTTCCCCCTGCGGAAATGCTGGAATGGTCCGGCAGGACAAAGGAGTTGAAGCGCAAAGCCGAGGCCTTTCGAAAAAACGAAGCCGAGGCCGAGGTCGTACGGAAAAGTATGGCGGCGGCGGCGTCTGAACTGGCGTCCGCGCTTTCGACTGCAAACGCGAAAGCGCCCGAAAACGCGGGCTTTTCCACCCTGCTGTCCCTGGCACGACGGGCACTGGCCAAATTAGAAAAAGTCGACAGGGACCGCCGGAACCTCGAGGGCAGCATATCGGCCTTGCAGGCGGAGATCGACGGTCACCGGGAGCGGTCGGCGGAAATCGAACTGGAACTCAGCCGGTGGAAGGAACAATGGGCCGCAGTCGTATCGCGGCTCGGGCTCGAAGCCGACGCCGGCCACGAGGACGTGCTGGAATTCGTTTCGGCCCTGGAAGACGTTTTCCGAATCCTGGAAAAGGCGAAGGACTACCAGGTGCGGCAAGACGCCATCAGCAGTGATTATGAGAAGTACAAGGCCAAAGTGAAGGCGGCCGCCGACGAGTTGGCGCCCGAATTGTCCGCTTCGGATCCGGAGACGGTTGCCTTCAGGCTGAACGATCGTCTGAAAAAGGAGCAGGAACGGCTGAAAGAACGCAAGACGCTGGAACTGGACAAACGCAAAAAAGCCGCGGAACTTGCCAAAATACAGGAAAACAAGGCTGCTCTGGAGGAAAGGATGCGACTCCTTTGCCTGGAGGGCGAAACGGACGATCCGGAAGCTTTGCCCGACAT harbors:
- a CDS encoding metallophosphoesterase family protein codes for the protein MTLFVHAADIHLDSPLKGLYQDESAPDAEEIRSAARAAFDKLVDLVLSEGAPLLIIAGDLYDGGWKDFSTGLYFASRMRKLAEEGVRVAVVRGNHDAENRMTKSLVMPENVKIFSSRKPETWILEDLNMALHGQSYPRRDVTENLALDYPEPVPGMLNIGILHCLISGAEGHLPYAPCTSDQLAAKGYDYWALGHVHELAVVRKTPPIVYPGCIQGRHIRETGEKGCALVEREEDGLSVEFVPLDVLRWMAVETDAAGAESVDRVVSIFGDVFEGRIADLDGRLCCARVKITGCCPVHGRLLADPDTVVANIKAMAAEVSGGRAWIEKVEIRTAPEIDLAQLAESDTPQGELLRYMGEIESCENPFELLNADFSSLKAKLAGTDVSVPEDDAAQLLRDARDILLTMLADMESREERS
- a CDS encoding ATP-binding protein; the encoded protein is MKFEAIKLIAFGPFTDRILDFSGERFGLHVLFGPNEAGKTTALRALTGLLYGFGHIVGDAWKHQPRDLAVGGVFVLSDGRTLNLTRFKRRKNDLIDDDTGEPVGQALLDEHLGRMGREAFTHAFGVSHESLRLGVESVLAAGGDLGHALFAATSGLNTLKLAMARLDEKMAELFTPRSRKALVITGISEIKRLRKAQKDASSSHIQWLKTKKQVDRLQQSEKTNELELEELSARIGSLSRHRDAVKHVAARARLEKELEKIGPAPRLRENFRQERVETRMGVEQAAQAEKHLKRDLGEIDNRLENLSVDERIVDNGKRIEALAGEANVHAKARVDAKSLRARIHQQRDSAKDALERLRPGLTSEDAEKLRLSRPEQSRIQRLASAGVKLEESRISAEKALKSAAANLEKLQRRLDAFEKPERPESADILEDAVSRASELGKIEDQLEKFENETLLLRGRIDADLAALGLWKGELSVLERLAIPTDETMREYGKRIENVERDLDDVRRELKKEEKKRADSQRRFDRMTRSRELPSLKDLHTHRTLRDKGWRSVRAAWLRGEDPDPEFMEAFASDGHLADLYEKSVERADRTSDILRQEAEAVAQADNLREEIREIDVELSAGKIRRDDLQGKRDKLWDQWRKLWSPLGVDPLPPAEMLEWSGRTKELKRKAEAFRKNEAEAEVVRKSMAAAASELASALSTANAKAPENAGFSTLLSLARRALAKLEKVDRDRRNLEGSISALQAEIDGHRERSAEIELELSRWKEQWAAVVSRLGLEADAGHEDVLEFVSALEDVFRILEKAKDYQVRQDAISSDYEKYKAKVKAAADELAPELSASDPETVAFRLNDRLKKEQERLKERKTLELDKRKKAAELAKIQENKAALEERMRLLCLEGETDDPEALPDMEKRSADRIRVERDLAKVDERLEELSVGEDLDAFAERVKSCDPDELSAGIEALASKRKQLEQERKRIVAELALAGKELNAIGEESDASMIAVKAEGQIAKTQADVERYVKLRLGSAILAKAMERYRQTHQSPVLEAAGGYFKTITRNAFEGLRADYDEKGNPVIKAVRPDGALLEITELSDGSRDQLFLALRFGGLFNYVKNNGPMPLVVDDVLVHFDDERSAAALKAMADLARDTQIVFFTHHRHLIDVMKKALPDSPPNVQYL